The nucleotide sequence TGTCATCGGGTACGTCTTTGATCTGCACGCTAGGCATAGCGCCATTTTGGCGCCAGTAGCGCCAAAGTGCAAGTCTAGTTGCGCGCGTGACCCGGGGATACAGTGAGTCGATGAGCGACATGGCGGCGCGGTTCGCCGAAATCGTCGGGAGCGCTTATCTGCTGACCGGCGACACGATCCCCGAGGACTACGGGCACGACGAGGAGCTGACGCACCCGCCGCAGCGGCCGGCGTATGTCGCCAAGCCGGCTAGCGCAGAAGAGGTTTCGCGGCTGTTGATGGCGGCCTCCGCACATGGAGTGCCGGTCACCGCCCGGGGTTCGGGAAGCGGCCTGTCGGGCGCGGCGCGTCCCCGGGCGGACGGGCTGCTGATCTCGTTTGAGCGGATGAACGCGGTCCTGGAGGTCGACACCACCAACCAGGTCGCCGTCGTCCAGCCCGGCGTCACGTTGACCGAACTCGACGACGCCACCGCCGACACCGGCCTGCGGTACATGGTCCACCCCGGCGAGCTGTCCTCCAGCGTCGGCGGCAACGTCGGCACCAACGCCGGCGGGATGCGCGCGGTCAAATACGGCGTGGCCCGGCACAACGTGCTCGGACTGCAGGCGGTGCTGCCGACCGGTGAGATCATCCGCACCGGCGGCAAGATCGCCAAGGTGTCCACCGGCTACGACCTCACCCAGCTGATCGTCGGCTCCGAGGGCACGCTGGCCCTGGCCACCGAGGTGATCGTCAAGCTGCATCCGCGGCTGGACCACAGCGCCACCGTGCTGGCGCCGTTCGCCGACTTCGATCAGGTCATGGAGGCGGTGCCCCGCGTCCTGGCCACCGGGCTCACGCCCTACATCCTCGAGTACATCGACAACATGACGATGGCCGCGCTCATCCACACCCAGAACCTGGAGTTGGGAATTCCGGACCAGATCCGCGACAGCTGCGAGGCGTATCTTGTTGTGGCCCTTGAGAACCGCACCGCAGACCGGCTCGACGAGGATGTCGAGAAGACCGGTGAGCTGCTGGCCGAACTGGGTGCCGTCGACGCCTACGTGCTTGAAGGGGCGTCGGCGCGCAAGCTGATCGAGGCGCGGGAGAAAGCGTTTTGGACGCTGAAAGCCGTTGGTGCCGATGACCTTATCGACACCGTGGTGCCGCGCGGCTCGATGCCCAAGTTCATCTCCACCGCACGCGGTCTGGCGGCGGCCGCCGGCGGCGCCGCGGTCGGCTGCGGGCATGCCGGTGACGGCAACGTTCACCTGGCGATCCTGTGCAAGGATCCCTCGGCGAGGCACCGGCTGATCACCGATATCTTGGCGCTGGCAATGGAATTGGGCGGTGCCATCTCCGGCGAACACGGCCTGGGCCGCGCGAAGACCCCGTATTTTGTCGAGCTCGAGGATCCCGCCAAGGTCGCCCTGATGCGCCGGATCAAGCAGAGCTTCGACCCGGCGGGCATTTTGAACCCCGATGTCGTCTTCGCGGCGGAGTCACTTCCGTAACAAGAAGCCGGGCATAGTGATTTTTGTCCACCTCTGAGCGACAATTGCGGTTTCGCAGTGTGCGCGCAGGGCGTCGGAAGATTGAGTGTGAACTCAGGGCTTTCGGTTGCAAGGACGGCGGACGACCCGCAACAGCCCGCGACATTCGATTTGTCGCTCAGAGGTGGACAAAAAGCACATCGCTTCCCCGCCAGTGACAGGTGTGGCGAATGTGACTCTCACATCCCGAAATGCGTACGCTGCACCGCCACCACCGCCTCCGGTGGCCCGTTCAGCGAGACTACCGCCGCGGATTGGCGCCCAAAGAGATACAACAAAACTTCACCCGGCGACCCGCTGAGCCGAGCCACCGGCTCACCTGGCCGAACCCTCACGCGCTCGCTGGTGCCCGCCCATTCCAGCTCAAGCCCGCAAGCGCGCAACCGCCGGCTCAGAAACCGCCCGCCGCGCCGCACGTTTCGCCACAACGCGGCATCCATCGCCACCGTAAGACTGCGCGGCCCTTGGCCATTCGCTCGTCGAACGTCCTCGTGGTGCACGAAGAACTCGTTGAGATTCGCCATCGCGCGCACCCACTCGAGGCGGAAGAATCCGATCGGCGGCCCGGACCGAATCTCCTCGACGAGCCGCGCAAAGTCCGTCCGCCACGCCAATCCCGCCCTGCGCCGCTCGGCGAACCGCGCGAAGGGCCCGGGCAGAACGAGGCATGGCCCGGCGACCGGATCGTGTTCTCGCTGCACCAGATGCGCGGCCAGATCGTGAGCGGTCCAGCCGTCGAGCAGGGTGGGAGCCGACGGACCGAGCCGAAGCAACAGATCGCACAGCTCGCGGCGCTCCAGCGCGTCCAGCCGAACATCAGCCACGCCGGCACAGTCTACGGGCCGTGCACACCCAGCAGCACGCGGTCGACCTCCCTGCGCACGTGGTCGGGAATCATGTTGGCCGCCACCACCTCGCGCGCAAACCGCTCGCAGAATTCGCGCAGGCTCAGCCCGGTCTCCTGCGAGCGCCATTTCAACGCGCTCAACGCATCTGCGGCGGAGAACTGATAGACGTACATCAAAATGCCGCGGGCACGTTCGATGACGGCGCGGTCGGCGGCAATGCTTTTCGCGGCCTGCCCGACCCGATGTCGCACGTCGTTCTCGTCGGAATCGGTGATGTCGATATAGAACCCGGAAGTGCCGATCACCTCGCCCGCTTCGTCGAAACGGCGACTACCCACCACGACAACGACGCGGACCCGGCCCTGCGTGTCGATGATGCGATGACGGCTGCTGAACGGCTGCCCGTGACGAATCATGTTGTCGACTAACGCGGTAACGGCCGGCTTATCGTCGGCGTGCTTGTGCGCCAGCACCAGCTCGGTGGTCGGCACGACGGATCCCGGTTCGTAGCCGTGCATCCGCGCGACCTCGTCCGACCATTCCCAGCGTTCACCGTCGACCGAGAACCTGAAACTGCCGACCCGGTCCCCCACCAGGGCTGCGTCGGCTTCGATACCCGTCATGCGAACCACCCCACGGCACGCGGATACCCATTCAGCCGCCGTTTACCAAGTGTTTATGTCTTGGGGCGCACCCCCGCGGCGCGGTAGACGAAGTTCGGGGTCACCGGAAAGCGCAGCGTGGTGGTGGGTAGCTGGCCGAGCACGTCGTCGGGGATCTTTTTCTTGTAGTTGAGTTTCATGCTGCCGCTGAAGGCGCTATCGACGGCATGCAGGTCGATGTCGATCACGAGGCCTTTCTCGGTGATCGTCGCCCGCCCCGGCCCGTGATCGATGTCCCAGTGGCAGTCGATGGACCGCAGATTCGCGTCACCGCGGGTGGGAAACGTCGCGACGATCCGGGCGGCGCTGAAACCGATGCCACCCACGTAGCGGGACACACCCGAGGCCGAAAACACCCCCGGGACATGCCCGCTGAAGTGGCGATTCACGCCGACACGGCCCGCCTCGAAGATGGCCCCTTCGGCCTCGAGTTGTTCGTGAAGCTCTGCGGGCAGATTGCCCAACTGCGACCAGATGCGGAGGAAGCCGAACACAAGCCAGACCGTAGCCGAAGCCGTTGGCCGTCGCATACCCTGGCGCAGTGGGCATGCTGGCCCGACTTGTCGCCGCCCTGATCGCGATGACGGCCGTTTCATCGGCCGCACCGGCGCGTGCCGATCCGCCGCCCACCCAGCAGAATCACCACGGTCGCCGTGGGGCCCGGCGG is from Mycobacterium conspicuum and encodes:
- a CDS encoding FAD-binding oxidoreductase, giving the protein MSDMAARFAEIVGSAYLLTGDTIPEDYGHDEELTHPPQRPAYVAKPASAEEVSRLLMAASAHGVPVTARGSGSGLSGAARPRADGLLISFERMNAVLEVDTTNQVAVVQPGVTLTELDDATADTGLRYMVHPGELSSSVGGNVGTNAGGMRAVKYGVARHNVLGLQAVLPTGEIIRTGGKIAKVSTGYDLTQLIVGSEGTLALATEVIVKLHPRLDHSATVLAPFADFDQVMEAVPRVLATGLTPYILEYIDNMTMAALIHTQNLELGIPDQIRDSCEAYLVVALENRTADRLDEDVEKTGELLAELGAVDAYVLEGASARKLIEAREKAFWTLKAVGADDLIDTVVPRGSMPKFISTARGLAAAAGGAAVGCGHAGDGNVHLAILCKDPSARHRLITDILALAMELGGAISGEHGLGRAKTPYFVELEDPAKVALMRRIKQSFDPAGILNPDVVFAAESLP
- a CDS encoding TIGR03085 family metal-binding protein, translated to MADVRLDALERRELCDLLLRLGPSAPTLLDGWTAHDLAAHLVQREHDPVAGPCLVLPGPFARFAERRRAGLAWRTDFARLVEEIRSGPPIGFFRLEWVRAMANLNEFFVHHEDVRRANGQGPRSLTVAMDAALWRNVRRGGRFLSRRLRACGLELEWAGTSERVRVRPGEPVARLSGSPGEVLLYLFGRQSAAVVSLNGPPEAVVAVQRTHFGM
- a CDS encoding PAS and ANTAR domain-containing protein, which encodes MTGIEADAALVGDRVGSFRFSVDGERWEWSDEVARMHGYEPGSVVPTTELVLAHKHADDKPAVTALVDNMIRHGQPFSSRHRIIDTQGRVRVVVVVGSRRFDEAGEVIGTSGFYIDITDSDENDVRHRVGQAAKSIAADRAVIERARGILMYVYQFSAADALSALKWRSQETGLSLREFCERFAREVVAANMIPDHVRREVDRVLLGVHGP